From a single Bacillus pseudomycoides DSM 12442 genomic region:
- a CDS encoding FbpB family small basic protein — protein sequence MRRNRRRTFEELVKENKRQLLNDRDAIERIEERIEKRYEMQFFKQAE from the coding sequence ATGAGAAGAAATCGTCGAAGAACGTTTGAAGAACTTGTGAAGGAAAATAAGCGGCAACTACTAAACGATCGTGATGCAATTGAACGGATTGAGGAACGAATCGAGAAGCGTTATGAAATGCAATTTTTTAAGCAGGCTGAATAA
- the sspN gene encoding acid-soluble spore protein SspN, which translates to MGNPKKNSKDFTPDHIGTQSKKAGGNKGKQMQDQTGKQPIVDNG; encoded by the coding sequence ATGGGAAATCCAAAGAAGAATTCCAAAGATTTTACACCAGATCATATTGGAACACAGTCGAAAAAAGCCGGTGGAAACAAAGGGAAGCAAATGCAAGACCAAACAGGGAAACAACCGATTGTTGATAACGGTTAA
- the tlp gene encoding small acid-soluble spore protein Tlp: MTEQYKANPDDRSDNVEKLQEMVQNTIDNFNEAKETAEVSNEKDRAAIEAKNQRRLESIDSLKSEIKDESEYDA; the protein is encoded by the coding sequence ATGACAGAGCAATATAAAGCGAATCCAGATGATAGAAGTGATAATGTAGAAAAACTACAAGAAATGGTACAAAATACGATTGATAACTTTAATGAGGCAAAAGAAACTGCAGAGGTTTCGAATGAAAAAGATCGCGCTGCAATTGAAGCGAAAAATCAACGCCGTTTAGAAAGTATTGATTCATTGAAAAGTGAAATAAAAGATGAATCTGAATATGATGCGTAA
- a CDS encoding glycosyl hydrolase family 18 protein: MIQIVTVRSGDSVYSLASKYGTTPEEIVKDNGLNPAETLVVGQALIVNTRGNNYYVQPGDSLYRISQTYNVPLASLAKVNNLSLKSILHVGQQLYVPKGSKRTIESIAYLQPSTIPIKESLVNATRAINPYLTYLAYFSFEALRDGTLKEPTETARIAQIAVQGQTIPMLVITNIENGNFSAELASVLLRNATIQNKFITNILQTAKKYNMRDIHFDFENVAPEDREAYNRFLRNVKTRLPEGYTLSTTLVPKTSSKQKGKFFEAHDYKAQGEIVDFVVIMTYDWGWQGGPPMAVSPIGPVKQVIQYAKSQMPPRKIMMGQNLYGFDWKLPFKEGNPPAKAISSVAAVALARKYNVPIRYDFTAQAPHFNYFDENGVQHEVWFEDARSVQSKFNLVKEQGIRGISYWKIGLPFPQNWRLLVENFSITKKG, encoded by the coding sequence ATGATTCAAATTGTAACCGTTCGTAGTGGTGATAGCGTATATAGCTTAGCGTCAAAATATGGCACTACGCCCGAAGAAATTGTAAAAGACAACGGACTTAATCCAGCTGAGACACTTGTTGTCGGTCAGGCACTGATTGTAAATACGAGAGGTAATAATTATTATGTACAACCCGGAGACAGTCTTTATCGAATTTCTCAAACATATAACGTTCCTCTTGCTAGCTTAGCAAAAGTTAACAATCTATCATTAAAATCCATTCTTCATGTTGGTCAACAACTATATGTACCAAAGGGCTCTAAACGAACGATAGAATCTATTGCCTACTTACAACCTTCTACCATTCCAATTAAAGAAAGTTTAGTGAATGCTACGCGGGCCATCAATCCTTATCTCACATATTTAGCTTACTTTAGCTTTGAAGCATTGCGTGATGGAACGTTAAAAGAGCCGACTGAAACCGCAAGAATTGCTCAAATTGCAGTGCAGGGTCAAACAATCCCAATGCTCGTTATTACAAATATTGAAAATGGAAATTTTAGCGCTGAATTAGCCTCTGTTCTTCTAAGAAACGCTACTATTCAAAATAAATTCATTACAAATATCCTCCAAACAGCTAAAAAATATAATATGCGTGATATTCATTTTGACTTTGAAAATGTTGCACCCGAAGATCGCGAAGCATATAACCGATTTTTACGAAATGTAAAAACACGACTACCTGAAGGATATACGTTAAGCACAACACTTGTTCCAAAAACAAGTTCGAAGCAAAAAGGAAAATTTTTCGAAGCACACGATTACAAAGCCCAGGGGGAAATTGTTGATTTTGTCGTGATTATGACATATGACTGGGGATGGCAAGGTGGACCACCCATGGCAGTTTCTCCTATTGGCCCTGTAAAGCAGGTAATCCAATATGCAAAATCTCAAATGCCCCCGCGAAAAATTATGATGGGACAAAATTTATATGGATTCGACTGGAAGCTTCCCTTTAAAGAAGGAAATCCACCAGCAAAAGCAATTAGCTCTGTCGCAGCCGTTGCACTTGCTCGTAAATATAATGTTCCAATTCGTTATGATTTTACAGCACAAGCACCACACTTTAATTACTTTGATGAAAATGGTGTACAGCATGAAGTATGGTTTGAAGATGCCAGGTCTGTTCAGAGTAAGTTTAATTTAGTAAAAGAACAAGGCATTCGCGGGATTAGCTATTGGAAAATCGGGCTTCCTTTCCCGCAAAATTGGCGTTTACTTGTGGAAAATTTCTCGATTACAAAAAAAGGCTGA
- a CDS encoding acyl-CoA thioesterase: MFVAEHEIEIRYAETDQMGVVYHSNYLVWLELGRTKLIQELGFSYIEMEKEGVISPVLDLQISYRKAMRYGEKAIVKTWIDSVSPLRVIYGYEIYNGDGDLCITATTTNICAKKEGFRPVSFKKLYPEWYAKYEEIKKK; encoded by the coding sequence ATGTTTGTAGCAGAACACGAAATTGAGATCCGCTATGCGGAAACAGATCAAATGGGCGTTGTTTACCATTCAAATTATTTAGTATGGCTTGAATTAGGGCGTACAAAATTGATACAAGAATTAGGATTTTCATATATTGAAATGGAGAAAGAAGGGGTTATTTCTCCCGTATTAGATTTGCAAATTTCATATCGGAAAGCAATGCGTTATGGAGAGAAAGCAATTGTGAAAACATGGATTGATTCAGTTAGTCCCCTTCGCGTTATATATGGATATGAAATTTATAACGGTGATGGAGATCTTTGTATTACAGCTACAACAACAAATATTTGTGCGAAAAAAGAAGGTTTTCGTCCTGTGTCCTTTAAGAAACTATATCCAGAGTGGTATGCGAAATATGAGGAAATTAAGAAAAAATAA
- a CDS encoding HesB/YadR/YfhF family protein: protein MNLSVTKEAVNWYKDELNLQSGDTLRFFVQYGGCSTVQKGLSLGIRKDDPAHPAVQIQEDGITFFVEGDDEWFFDGHDLSVTFNDSDDFPQFNYEK, encoded by the coding sequence ATGAATCTTTCCGTAACAAAAGAAGCAGTAAATTGGTATAAAGATGAATTAAACTTACAATCTGGCGATACACTTCGCTTTTTCGTACAATATGGCGGTTGCAGTACTGTTCAAAAAGGACTTTCTTTAGGAATCCGTAAAGACGATCCTGCACATCCTGCTGTTCAAATTCAAGAAGACGGCATTACTTTCTTCGTTGAAGGTGATGATGAATGGTTCTTTGATGGACATGACTTATCCGTTACCTTTAACGACAGTGATGACTTCCCTCAATTTAATTACGAAAAATAA
- the plsY gene encoding glycerol-3-phosphate 1-O-acyltransferase PlsY, whose translation MLITYLLFIVAYLLGSIPFALVVGKIGYGIDIREHGSGNLGGTNTFRTLGKKAGFIVTIADILKGTLATALPLIFALDIHPLWFGLAAVLGHVYPIFAKFRGGKAVATSAGVLLCYAPVIFAILAVIFFTLLFTTRYVSLSSMVTAIVAVIASIIDGDKIFIVAMCLLAGMVIYRHRANIGRIINKTEPKANLTKKQK comes from the coding sequence ATGCTTATTACATATCTTTTATTTATCGTTGCCTATTTACTTGGCTCGATTCCATTTGCACTTGTTGTTGGAAAAATTGGTTATGGAATCGACATTCGCGAGCATGGTAGCGGTAATTTAGGAGGAACGAATACATTTCGGACGCTAGGGAAAAAAGCAGGTTTTATCGTTACAATTGCTGACATTTTAAAGGGAACGTTAGCGACAGCTCTGCCGTTAATTTTCGCCTTAGATATCCATCCCCTTTGGTTTGGATTAGCTGCAGTTCTTGGACATGTATACCCAATCTTTGCAAAATTCCGCGGCGGAAAAGCAGTTGCAACTTCTGCTGGAGTACTCTTATGCTATGCGCCAGTTATTTTTGCAATATTAGCTGTTATCTTTTTCACCCTTCTATTTACAACGAGATACGTATCGCTTTCTTCTATGGTAACAGCTATCGTAGCTGTTATTGCATCAATTATTGACGGGGATAAAATCTTCATTGTTGCGATGTGTTTATTAGCTGGTATGGTTATTTATAGACACCGTGCAAATATTGGACGAATTATAAATAAAACTGAACCAAAAGCAAATTTGACAAAGAAACAAAAGTAA